The Haloplanus sp. CK5-1 genome contains a region encoding:
- a CDS encoding amidase family protein — protein MRHLTEAELIALGERFGIDVDDARAAALTETVNAMLDDLDALDDLAIVDDAPSPTGAPAGERTWADPAEDPHGAVAVDCTVPPSADGHLDGVDVGIKDVVAVAGVPMRCGSATMRGFVPARDATVVDRLRAAGATVTAKTACDEFAGSARGTTGHGAPITNPHDDGRTAGGSSGGSAAAVAADRVDAALGTDTGGSVRIPASFCGVVGYKPTYGLVPLTGVVENTYTQDHVGTFTDTVADAAALLEAMAGPDDADPASLAAAGRSSYRAGGYRDAVDAPPAPEDLRIGLLDEGLGDGVADRVVDATAAAADRLDDAGAAVRSVSVESFHAGRPIKNALSFVELATHWRDGAAPYRRGGVDETLQTGFARARAAASGELSDFYTSKLLAGAQVVDAHDGRPYVRAQAARERLREAFGSALDGVDALLLPTMPDVAPPIDDVADWEYDYARNTRAANVTRLPAVTLPNGTADGLPVGLQLMGAGFDDAHLLATADRVASTLGD, from the coding sequence ATGCGACACCTCACCGAGGCAGAACTGATCGCACTCGGCGAGCGGTTCGGGATCGACGTCGACGACGCCAGAGCGGCGGCGCTCACCGAGACGGTCAACGCGATGCTCGACGACCTCGACGCACTCGACGACCTCGCCATCGTCGACGACGCGCCGTCGCCGACGGGTGCGCCGGCCGGCGAGCGCACCTGGGCCGACCCCGCCGAGGACCCCCACGGTGCCGTCGCCGTCGACTGTACGGTCCCCCCGTCGGCCGACGGCCACCTCGACGGCGTCGACGTCGGCATCAAGGACGTCGTCGCCGTCGCCGGCGTCCCGATGCGGTGTGGTTCGGCGACCATGCGCGGGTTCGTCCCGGCGCGGGACGCGACGGTCGTCGACCGCCTCCGGGCGGCGGGGGCGACGGTCACCGCCAAGACGGCCTGCGACGAGTTCGCCGGGAGCGCCCGCGGGACGACCGGCCACGGCGCGCCGATCACCAACCCCCACGACGACGGCCGGACCGCCGGTGGCTCCTCCGGCGGCAGCGCGGCGGCGGTGGCGGCCGACCGCGTCGACGCCGCCCTCGGCACCGACACCGGCGGCTCCGTCCGCATCCCCGCCTCGTTCTGTGGCGTCGTCGGCTACAAGCCCACTTACGGACTGGTACCGCTCACCGGCGTCGTCGAGAACACGTACACGCAGGACCACGTCGGGACGTTCACCGACACTGTCGCGGACGCCGCGGCGCTCCTCGAAGCGATGGCGGGTCCCGACGACGCCGACCCCGCGAGCCTGGCCGCGGCCGGCCGGAGTTCGTACCGCGCCGGCGGCTACCGGGACGCCGTCGACGCCCCGCCCGCCCCCGAAGACCTCCGGATCGGCCTCCTCGACGAGGGACTTGGCGACGGTGTCGCCGACCGGGTCGTCGACGCCACGGCGGCCGCCGCCGACCGTCTCGACGACGCGGGCGCGGCCGTCCGGTCGGTGTCGGTCGAGTCGTTCCACGCCGGCCGCCCGATCAAGAACGCGCTGAGTTTCGTCGAACTCGCGACCCACTGGCGCGACGGGGCCGCGCCGTACCGCCGTGGCGGCGTCGACGAGACGCTCCAGACCGGGTTCGCGCGGGCACGCGCCGCCGCCAGCGGCGAACTGAGCGACTTCTACACGAGCAAACTGCTCGCGGGGGCCCAGGTCGTCGACGCCCACGACGGCCGGCCGTACGTCCGCGCACAGGCCGCCCGCGAGCGACTCCGCGAGGCGTTCGGGTCGGCGCTCGACGGCGTCGACGCCCTCCTCCTGCCGACGATGCCCGACGTCGCACCACCGATCGACGACGTCGCCGACTGGGAGTACGACTACGCGCGAAACACGCGCGCGGCGAACGTGACTCGCCTGCCCGCGGTGACCCTCCCCAACGGGACGGCGGACGGTCTCCCCGTGGGCCTCCAACTGATGGGTGCCGGCTTCGACGACGCGCACCTCCTCGCGACCGCCGACCGGGTCGCGTCGACGCTCGGCGACTGA
- a CDS encoding ABC transporter ATP-binding protein, with protein MADDAPLLDIRDLEKHFEESANVLDILMRRDPSKIQAVDGVSFTLERNDSIAVIGESGCGKTTLLLTLIGLHDITGGEVMYKGTPMTEFDADDWKDYRSNVQVIFQDPFNSLDPKMTVEESLKEPLQIHDVGNRDERIRQVLEDVELRPPEKYLRRKPMNLSGGEKQRVAIGRALVLEPDIILADEPVSMLDVSTQASVLRMLKGLIDDYDASMIYISHDLSTVSYISEVVNVMYLGRIVESAPTENILENPKHPYSEALVSAIPVPDPHHDRSRTEMSGAPRDPIDLGEGCRFRDRCPKVIPPDDIDVNQAAYREVMAFREALERGDLPLDRIRNGLDASDEAAFAAAIRDEYFSAELRGENEATVEAALDDVAGGDLDAAADRLRTRFESVCEQTPRSIEDETDWHVACHQYYDHDRRTTEDHAPTTD; from the coding sequence ATGGCCGACGACGCGCCGCTCCTGGACATCCGCGACCTGGAGAAACACTTCGAGGAGAGCGCCAACGTCCTCGACATCCTCATGCGTCGGGACCCCTCGAAGATCCAGGCCGTCGACGGCGTCTCCTTCACCCTGGAACGGAACGACTCCATCGCCGTCATCGGCGAGAGTGGCTGTGGGAAGACGACGCTGCTGTTGACGCTCATCGGTCTCCACGACATCACCGGCGGCGAGGTGATGTACAAGGGGACGCCGATGACCGAGTTCGACGCCGACGACTGGAAGGACTACCGGAGCAACGTCCAGGTGATCTTCCAGGACCCGTTCAACTCGCTGGACCCGAAGATGACCGTCGAGGAGTCGCTGAAGGAACCGCTCCAGATTCACGACGTCGGGAACCGCGACGAGCGGATCCGCCAGGTGCTCGAGGACGTGGAACTCCGCCCGCCGGAGAAGTACCTGCGTCGCAAGCCGATGAACCTGAGCGGCGGCGAGAAACAGCGGGTCGCCATCGGCCGCGCGCTGGTGCTCGAACCCGACATCATCCTCGCCGACGAACCGGTGTCGATGCTCGACGTGTCGACGCAGGCCTCGGTCCTCCGGATGCTGAAAGGCCTCATCGACGACTACGACGCCTCGATGATCTACATCTCCCACGACCTCTCGACGGTGTCGTACATCTCGGAGGTGGTGAACGTGATGTACCTGGGTCGGATCGTCGAGTCGGCCCCGACCGAGAACATCCTGGAGAACCCCAAGCATCCGTACAGCGAGGCGCTCGTCTCCGCCATCCCGGTCCCGGACCCCCACCACGACCGGTCCCGGACGGAGATGTCCGGCGCGCCGCGCGATCCGATCGACCTCGGCGAGGGCTGTCGGTTCCGGGATCGGTGTCCGAAGGTGATCCCGCCCGACGACATCGACGTGAATCAGGCGGCCTATCGGGAGGTGATGGCGTTCCGGGAGGCGCTGGAACGGGGCGACCTCCCGCTGGACCGCATCCGGAACGGACTCGACGCCTCGGACGAGGCGGCGTTCGCGGCCGCCATCCGCGACGAGTACTTCTCGGCGGAGTTGCGCGGCGAGAACGAGGCGACGGTCGAGGCCGCCCTCGACGACGTCGCCGGCGGCGACCTCGACGCGGCGGCGGACCGCCTCCGAACGCGGTTCGAGAGCGTCTGCGAGCAGACCCCACGCTCCATAGAGGACGAGACTGACTGGCACGTCGCCTGCCACCAGTACTACGACCACGACCGGCGGACCACAGAGGATCATGCACCCACGACAGACTGA
- a CDS encoding thioredoxin family protein, giving the protein MSATDAVERLVERDVFRTDGADELQVADPFRETVEAHRATLSDHDSADRPEAVGDLLGDPETASALAAAEVSDPDFLARYVALRERDDDLSATQASTLAVVLGQFETGRPRDESAPEAFLSVDGEDLLRLVALHDRCVVYAWREDCPPCETIKADFDELFADGPPGDVLPLAVYGPDCPQLLDREFDVSVAPTLLFTLHGDVDSRYVGAPTTEGLRAEIQTLRERTLPSAE; this is encoded by the coding sequence ATGTCAGCTACCGACGCGGTCGAGCGACTCGTCGAACGCGACGTATTCCGGACCGACGGCGCGGACGAACTGCAGGTCGCGGACCCGTTCCGGGAGACCGTCGAGGCACACCGGGCGACGCTCTCCGATCACGACTCGGCCGACCGGCCGGAGGCCGTCGGCGACCTGTTGGGCGACCCCGAGACGGCGAGTGCCCTGGCGGCCGCCGAGGTGTCGGACCCCGACTTCCTGGCGCGCTACGTCGCCCTCCGGGAGCGGGACGACGACCTCTCGGCGACGCAGGCCTCGACCCTCGCCGTCGTCCTCGGACAGTTCGAGACCGGCCGCCCGCGGGACGAGAGCGCACCCGAGGCGTTCCTGTCGGTCGACGGCGAGGACCTCCTGCGCCTCGTCGCGCTCCACGACCGGTGTGTCGTCTACGCGTGGCGCGAGGACTGCCCGCCCTGCGAGACGATCAAGGCGGACTTCGACGAGTTGTTCGCCGACGGGCCGCCGGGCGACGTCCTCCCACTCGCGGTGTACGGCCCGGACTGTCCGCAACTGCTTGACCGGGAGTTCGACGTGAGCGTCGCGCCGACCCTCCTCTTTACGCTCCACGGCGACGTCGACTCCCGGTACGTCGGCGCGCCGACGACGGAGGGGCTCCGGGCGGAGATACAGACGCTCCGGGAGCGTACGCTGCCGTCGGCGGAGTGA
- a CDS encoding creatininase family protein, protein MVYESIGSSSVEWAGTPYPAVRDLAEREGSTAVVPVGSLEQHGHHLPTATDTILADAVATTAAERVAAEQPVLVTPPLWTGHSPHHTPFGGTASLDGGDLLSLLEDTAASVLDNGFDGLLFLNGHGGNGAVVASATSTVGAAHRDADVLGVTYFDLGADRIGEIRESDRGGAGHAGEVETSMLRHLRPDLVDMEAAEGTPWDSPYDRARDDLSHPGPLAAYADFDAYSETGAVGTPELATPEKGERFFEVFVDEVADVLRRLHEQAR, encoded by the coding sequence ATGGTGTACGAATCCATCGGCTCGTCGTCGGTCGAATGGGCCGGGACCCCGTATCCGGCAGTTCGGGACCTGGCCGAGCGGGAGGGATCGACGGCAGTCGTTCCGGTCGGAAGCCTCGAACAGCACGGCCACCACCTCCCGACAGCGACGGACACGATACTCGCCGACGCCGTCGCGACGACGGCGGCGGAACGCGTCGCTGCGGAGCAACCGGTGCTCGTGACACCGCCCCTCTGGACGGGCCACTCCCCACACCACACGCCCTTCGGCGGGACGGCGAGCCTCGACGGCGGTGACCTGCTCTCGCTGCTCGAGGACACCGCGGCGTCGGTGCTGGACAACGGGTTCGACGGACTGCTCTTTTTGAACGGCCACGGCGGCAACGGTGCCGTCGTCGCGAGCGCGACGAGCACCGTCGGGGCCGCCCACCGCGACGCCGACGTCCTCGGCGTGACGTACTTCGATCTGGGTGCAGACCGGATCGGCGAGATACGGGAGAGCGACCGCGGCGGTGCCGGCCACGCGGGCGAGGTGGAGACGTCGATGCTTCGCCACCTCCGTCCGGACCTCGTCGACATGGAGGCCGCCGAGGGGACGCCCTGGGACTCGCCGTACGACCGGGCGCGCGACGACCTCTCGCACCCGGGGCCGCTGGCGGCGTACGCCGACTTCGACGCGTACAGCGAGACCGGAGCCGTCGGAACGCCGGAACTGGCGACGCCCGAGAAGGGCGAGCGGTTCTTCGAGGTGTTCGTCGACGAGGTGGCGGACGTACTCCGCCGCCTCCACGAACAGGCTCGCTGA
- a CDS encoding ABC transporter permease, translating to MLSGELVPTRVTRAFDTARNNHIVRNFVSGLRMMLGDRTTAVYFWILVGITILGIVGPALAPYGIEETQYDDETGEVLSAAPPSLDHPLGTTFAGYDVLSRLLVGARPTVITGILGGGLILTIGTSIGITAGYVGGRTETLLMRLTDFVYGVPLIPFGIVMITFLGVGFLSSILVIGLILWRGGARVIRAQTLQIKQYPFVKVAKATGASRRRIIIKHVLPNVAPMAIFFLALGVGYAIMLQASLTFLGVASPFTPSWGVMIRNAFNSGYMSEAWWWSITPGLLIGITVLSTFMFGRGYEDLITADGESVEADAVGA from the coding sequence ATGCTATCAGGGGAGTTGGTACCAACACGCGTAACACGGGCGTTCGATACCGCCCGGAACAACCACATCGTACGCAACTTCGTCAGCGGTTTGCGGATGATGCTCGGCGACCGGACGACCGCGGTGTACTTCTGGATCCTGGTCGGGATCACCATCCTCGGGATCGTCGGCCCGGCGCTCGCTCCGTACGGCATCGAAGAGACCCAGTACGACGACGAGACCGGCGAGGTGCTGTCCGCCGCACCGCCGTCACTCGATCACCCGCTCGGGACGACGTTCGCGGGGTACGACGTGCTATCGCGGCTGTTGGTGGGTGCCCGTCCGACCGTGATCACGGGCATCCTCGGGGGTGGTCTGATACTCACCATCGGGACCTCTATCGGTATCACGGCCGGGTACGTCGGCGGCCGGACCGAGACGCTCCTGATGCGGCTGACCGACTTCGTCTATGGCGTGCCGCTCATCCCCTTCGGCATCGTCATGATCACCTTCCTCGGGGTCGGCTTCCTCTCGTCGATCCTGGTCATCGGCCTGATCCTGTGGCGTGGCGGCGCGCGGGTGATACGCGCCCAGACGCTACAGATCAAGCAGTACCCCTTCGTGAAGGTCGCCAAAGCGACGGGGGCGAGCAGGCGGCGCATCATCATCAAACACGTCCTCCCGAACGTGGCCCCGATGGCCATCTTCTTCCTGGCGCTCGGGGTCGGGTACGCCATCATGCTTCAGGCGAGTCTCACCTTCCTCGGCGTCGCCTCCCCGTTCACGCCGTCGTGGGGCGTCATGATCCGGAACGCGTTCAACTCCGGCTACATGTCCGAGGCGTGGTGGTGGTCGATAACGCCCGGTCTCCTGATCGGCATCACCGTGCTGTCGACGTTCATGTTCGGACGCGGGTACGAGGACCTGATCACGGCCGACGGCGAGTCGGTCGAAGCCGACGCGGTGGGTGCCTGA
- a CDS encoding Zn-dependent hydrolase: MRVDIDRDRLVDTMQEQADIGGTEGGGLHRLALSDADAEARDWFVDRASDAGLEVRVDAFGNTFARRAGADPDAAPVLVGSHLDSQPYGGIYDGALGVVAGLEFVRTLNDREIETCRPVEVVNWTNEEGSRFQPAMQGSGVWAGAHDIDEEYEKTDADRTRLLDELERIGYRGDEPAEPREPYHAYLELHPEQGPYLEETGADVGIVTGIVGLRWAEVTLHGQANHTGTTPMDYREDALVAAADVVTAIRRLPGTLGERTVATVGSLNVQPDSVNIVPETVTFTTDIRDPDEAVLDTGVTRMEAEVAAAADREGVEYDIEHTMASPAVDFPDRPVEAVADAVDALDYDGRRMVSGAGHDATHTASVCDTAMVFSVSEDGKSHTEDEFTSWPDCYRSANVLANAALDLAGRVD; encoded by the coding sequence ATGCGCGTCGATATCGACCGCGACCGACTCGTGGACACGATGCAAGAGCAGGCGGACATCGGTGGCACCGAGGGTGGCGGCCTCCACCGTCTCGCGCTCTCCGACGCCGACGCCGAGGCCCGCGACTGGTTCGTCGACCGCGCGAGCGACGCGGGCCTCGAGGTCCGCGTCGACGCCTTCGGAAACACCTTCGCTCGCCGGGCGGGGGCCGACCCCGACGCCGCCCCGGTGCTCGTCGGGTCCCACCTCGACTCCCAACCCTACGGCGGCATCTACGACGGTGCGCTCGGCGTCGTCGCCGGACTGGAGTTCGTCCGGACGCTGAACGACCGGGAGATCGAGACCTGCCGCCCGGTCGAGGTGGTCAACTGGACCAACGAGGAGGGATCGCGCTTCCAGCCGGCGATGCAGGGCAGCGGCGTCTGGGCCGGCGCACACGACATCGACGAGGAGTACGAGAAGACCGACGCCGACAGAACTCGACTCCTCGACGAACTCGAACGGATCGGTTACCGCGGCGACGAACCCGCGGAGCCACGCGAACCCTACCACGCGTACCTCGAACTCCACCCCGAGCAGGGGCCGTATCTGGAGGAGACGGGCGCGGACGTGGGCATCGTCACCGGCATCGTCGGGCTTCGGTGGGCGGAGGTCACGCTCCACGGGCAGGCCAACCACACCGGGACGACGCCGATGGACTACCGGGAGGACGCCCTCGTCGCGGCCGCGGACGTCGTGACCGCGATCCGGCGGCTCCCGGGGACGCTCGGGGAGCGAACCGTCGCGACGGTCGGGTCGCTGAACGTCCAGCCCGACTCGGTCAACATCGTCCCCGAGACGGTGACGTTCACGACGGACATCCGCGACCCCGACGAGGCCGTCCTCGATACGGGCGTCACGCGGATGGAGGCGGAGGTGGCCGCCGCCGCCGACCGCGAGGGCGTCGAATACGACATCGAACACACGATGGCATCCCCGGCGGTCGACTTCCCGGACCGGCCGGTCGAGGCCGTCGCCGACGCCGTCGACGCCCTCGACTACGACGGCCGCCGGATGGTGAGCGGCGCGGGCCACGACGCCACGCACACGGCGTCGGTCTGTGACACCGCGATGGTCTTCTCCGTCAGCGAGGACGGCAAGAGCCACACCGAAGACGAGTTCACGAGTTGGCCGGACTGCTACCGGTCGGCGAACGTCCTGGCGAACGCGGCGCTGGACCTCGCCGGACGTGTCGACTGA
- a CDS encoding ABC transporter substrate-binding protein, with the protein MSANDGASGGVDRRSVLKAIGVAGATGLAGCGGGGGGGGGGDLGERVSTLQMEYWSDYGGFTTTQEQMAPIISDGVEEIGVGMEVVPVSITTQLSQMANDTNRENNISFTWWVPAADRLDPQELLNNMRLDWAGANGKSNYSNYADCEYTRLLLEQTTAESQEAREEGIHETIARMAEDCAIGNLAPVANIGAYRTDMVDMGGIGNGGIARSNAEWAFKSSTTSGDDMIVAINPIATETSNWLTHSASMPEAMWQHMINSPIHKYNENFELTELLGSVEVVNSQEILVELFDDAQFSNDDPVTSEDVKFTFEQIKRGGEAGAYPGAAPVPYDSIETPDEKTVRFKFTEPYIPFARTTLMRWGILHKDSFEEAGAVENPGGAQFETPIVSSGPLEVTELQRGQRVVTEPHDGHPTYEASQPVVFEAYRNEETMINALQAGECMITPEISPPSAQRVNNQFENAEAEFAATHTAYNLQYVCHTAPCKFTEFRKAVAATVNRQKMIDVALAGRVDPEMYPTYISQNHPMFPPEDMLYKQAEDPTGNPDMARQMLEEEGWGWDNNDNLHYPPDADLDPLWPQGEVPSAEQFPCIEELGLDP; encoded by the coding sequence ATGTCAGCAAATGACGGAGCCAGTGGCGGTGTCGACCGTCGCTCGGTGCTGAAAGCGATCGGTGTAGCGGGCGCGACGGGCCTCGCCGGTTGTGGCGGCGGTGGCGGTGGCGGCGGTGGCGGTGACCTCGGGGAGCGGGTGTCGACGCTCCAGATGGAGTACTGGTCGGACTACGGCGGCTTCACGACCACACAGGAGCAGATGGCCCCGATCATCTCGGACGGGGTCGAAGAGATCGGCGTCGGCATGGAAGTCGTCCCGGTGAGCATCACCACGCAACTCTCCCAGATGGCCAACGACACGAACCGGGAGAACAACATCTCCTTCACGTGGTGGGTGCCGGCGGCCGACCGCCTCGACCCGCAGGAACTGCTGAACAACATGCGCCTCGACTGGGCGGGCGCGAACGGGAAGAGCAACTACTCGAACTACGCGGACTGCGAGTACACGCGGCTGCTCCTCGAACAGACGACCGCGGAGTCCCAGGAGGCACGCGAGGAGGGGATCCACGAGACCATCGCACGGATGGCCGAGGACTGCGCCATCGGCAACCTCGCGCCGGTCGCCAACATCGGCGCGTACCGGACGGACATGGTCGACATGGGCGGCATCGGCAACGGCGGGATCGCCCGCTCGAACGCCGAGTGGGCGTTCAAGTCCAGCACCACGAGCGGCGACGACATGATCGTGGCGATCAACCCCATCGCCACGGAGACGTCGAACTGGCTGACCCACTCCGCCTCGATGCCGGAGGCGATGTGGCAGCACATGATCAACTCGCCGATCCACAAGTACAACGAGAACTTCGAGTTGACGGAACTGCTCGGCTCGGTCGAGGTCGTCAACTCCCAGGAGATATTGGTCGAACTGTTCGACGACGCTCAGTTCTCCAACGACGACCCCGTGACCTCCGAGGACGTGAAGTTCACGTTCGAGCAGATCAAACGCGGCGGCGAGGCCGGCGCGTACCCCGGTGCCGCGCCAGTTCCCTACGACAGCATCGAGACGCCGGACGAGAAGACGGTCCGGTTTAAATTCACGGAGCCGTACATCCCCTTCGCTCGCACGACGCTGATGCGGTGGGGGATCCTCCACAAGGATTCCTTCGAGGAGGCCGGCGCGGTCGAGAACCCCGGCGGCGCGCAGTTCGAGACGCCCATCGTCTCCTCGGGCCCGCTCGAGGTGACCGAACTCCAGCGCGGCCAGCGCGTCGTCACCGAACCCCACGACGGCCACCCCACCTACGAGGCCAGTCAGCCCGTCGTCTTCGAGGCCTACCGCAACGAGGAGACGATGATCAACGCCCTCCAGGCCGGCGAGTGTATGATCACGCCGGAGATCTCGCCGCCGAGCGCCCAGCGCGTCAACAACCAGTTCGAGAACGCCGAGGCGGAGTTCGCGGCGACGCACACGGCGTACAACCTGCAGTACGTCTGTCACACCGCGCCGTGCAAGTTCACGGAGTTCCGGAAGGCGGTCGCGGCGACGGTCAACCGCCAGAAGATGATCGACGTGGCGCTGGCCGGACGGGTCGACCCCGAGATGTACCCCACGTACATCTCCCAGAACCACCCGATGTTCCCGCCGGAGGACATGCTCTACAAGCAGGCCGAGGACCCGACCGGCAACCCCGACATGGCCCGGCAGATGCTCGAAGAGGAGGGCTGGGGTTGGGACAACAACGACAACCTCCACTACCCGCCGGACGCGGACCTCGACCCCCTGTGGCCCCAGGGCGAGGTGCCGTCCGCCGAGCAGTTCCCCTGCATCGAGGAACTGGGTCTCGACCCGTAG
- a CDS encoding ABC transporter ATP-binding protein encodes MSQPLLEVDDLTIRYETDGGDLTAVSDASFSIDEGEFFGLAGESGSGKSTTAKAIIGGLDDNGRIDSGTIRYRGEEIQDFSEAELNRELRWKEVSWIPQSSMNSLDPLQRVSEQAMEIGQVHTDLSNEAIREKLKEMFDVVGLQQSRIDDYPHQFSGGMQQRAIIALALFLEPSLVIADEPTTALDVIMQDQIFKYLDRMKADAETSLLLITHDISVIFESCDSVAIMHASQVAERGTTESVHDNPRHPYAFLFKEAFPDIREPDRDLEVIEGYPPELTGEVSKCSFADRCPWAVEECRESAPPLEPVGDEDATHAASCFRSEEAYDLYERHGAVDPDVAADGGED; translated from the coding sequence ATGAGTCAACCACTACTCGAGGTCGACGACCTCACGATTCGGTACGAGACGGACGGTGGCGATCTCACGGCGGTGTCCGACGCCTCCTTCAGCATCGACGAAGGCGAGTTCTTCGGTCTCGCCGGCGAGTCCGGTTCCGGCAAGAGCACGACCGCGAAGGCGATCATCGGCGGGCTCGACGACAACGGCCGGATCGACTCGGGCACCATCCGCTACCGCGGCGAGGAGATCCAAGACTTCTCCGAGGCGGAACTCAACCGGGAACTGCGCTGGAAGGAGGTCTCCTGGATCCCCCAGAGTTCGATGAACAGCCTCGACCCCCTCCAGCGCGTGAGCGAGCAGGCGATGGAGATCGGACAGGTCCACACCGACCTCTCGAACGAGGCGATCCGCGAGAAACTCAAGGAGATGTTCGACGTGGTCGGCCTCCAGCAGAGCCGGATCGACGACTACCCCCACCAGTTCTCCGGCGGGATGCAACAGCGGGCGATCATCGCACTGGCGCTGTTCTTGGAGCCAAGCCTCGTCATCGCCGACGAGCCGACGACCGCGCTCGACGTGATCATGCAGGATCAGATCTTCAAGTATCTCGACCGGATGAAGGCGGACGCCGAGACGAGCCTCCTCTTGATCACCCACGACATCAGCGTCATCTTCGAGTCGTGTGACAGCGTCGCCATCATGCACGCCAGTCAGGTCGCCGAGCGCGGCACGACGGAGTCCGTCCACGACAACCCTCGGCATCCGTACGCGTTCCTGTTCAAGGAGGCGTTCCCGGACATCCGGGAACCGGACCGCGACCTGGAGGTGATCGAAGGCTACCCGCCCGAACTCACCGGCGAGGTGTCCAAGTGCAGTTTCGCCGACCGCTGTCCGTGGGCGGTCGAGGAGTGTCGCGAGAGCGCGCCGCCCCTCGAACCCGTCGGCGACGAGGACGCGACACACGCCGCGTCGTGTTTCCGGAGCGAGGAGGCGTACGACCTGTACGAGCGACACGGGGCGGTCGACCCCGACGTCGCGGCCGACGGGGGTGAGGACTGA
- a CDS encoding ABC transporter permease — translation MKRYVVVRGLQTVFTLWLVLTALFVMFRSMPGDFTSQMAVSGASQESLAALRAQWGLDEPLYVQYWRYITNLAQGNLGESPVYRVPVWEFVKMRIFNTFILVAPAMTFTYILGALIGTIAGSKRGSRLEKLGLIPVIGAGSFPAFFISIVLVVVFASWLNIFPTSGMLSAGGSEAGTWWGPYVTPDFGIHYVLPFVAVVCRYLFIPSLIMRTSVVEVMGQDHTEYHRLTGLPVGKRLRHVAKHASLPVITIYPVSLARALGGLVLIETVFNWPGIGFTLVEAVLGRDYPVVQFVFFLVAAFVIISNFLIDLLYGVIDPRIRVED, via the coding sequence ATGAAGCGGTACGTCGTCGTCCGAGGCCTCCAGACCGTCTTCACGCTGTGGCTGGTCCTGACGGCGCTGTTCGTCATGTTCCGGTCGATGCCGGGCGACTTCACCTCGCAGATGGCCGTCTCCGGGGCCAGTCAGGAGTCCCTCGCCGCGCTCCGCGCACAGTGGGGACTCGACGAACCCCTCTACGTCCAGTACTGGCGGTACATCACGAACCTCGCGCAGGGCAACCTCGGCGAGTCGCCGGTCTACCGCGTCCCCGTCTGGGAGTTCGTGAAGATGCGCATCTTCAACACGTTCATCCTCGTCGCGCCGGCGATGACGTTCACGTACATCCTGGGCGCGCTGATCGGCACTATCGCGGGGAGCAAGCGGGGAAGCCGCCTCGAGAAACTGGGCCTGATCCCCGTCATCGGCGCTGGCTCCTTCCCCGCCTTCTTCATCTCCATCGTCTTGGTCGTCGTGTTCGCCAGTTGGCTCAACATCTTCCCGACCTCGGGGATGCTGTCGGCCGGCGGGAGCGAGGCCGGGACGTGGTGGGGACCGTACGTCACGCCCGACTTCGGCATCCACTACGTCCTCCCCTTCGTCGCCGTCGTCTGTCGGTACCTGTTCATCCCCTCGCTGATCATGCGGACCAGCGTCGTCGAGGTGATGGGCCAGGACCACACCGAGTACCACCGTCTGACCGGCCTGCCGGTCGGCAAGCGCCTCCGTCACGTCGCCAAACACGCCAGCCTCCCGGTGATCACCATCTACCCCGTCTCGCTCGCGCGCGCGCTCGGCGGTCTCGTGTTGATCGAAACCGTGTTCAACTGGCCGGGCATCGGCTTCACGCTCGTCGAGGCGGTACTGGGTCGGGACTACCCCGTCGTCCAGTTCGTCTTCTTCCTCGTCGCCGCGTTCGTCATCATCTCGAATTTCTTGATCGACCTGTTATACGGAGTTATTGACCCGAGAATACGGGTCGAAGACTGA